Proteins encoded in a region of the Rutidosis leptorrhynchoides isolate AG116_Rl617_1_P2 chromosome 9, CSIRO_AGI_Rlap_v1, whole genome shotgun sequence genome:
- the LOC139867704 gene encoding inositol oxygenase 1-like: MTIILDQSQHENGSHEQIPKNREETELVLDGGFCIPHANSFGHNFRDYDVESERQKGVENFYRINHINQTVDFVKRMRQEYEKLNKVQMSIWECCELLNQVVDESDPDLDEPQIEHLLQTAEAIRKDYPDHDWLHLTALIHDLGKVLLHPSFGELPQWAVVGDTFPVGCAFDKSIVHNKYFEENPDYNNPIYNTKYGIYSEGCGLDNVMMSWGHDDYMYLVAKENRTTLPSAGLFIIRYHSFYALHRSEAYKHLMNKEDAENLKWLQIFNKYDLYSKSKVRVDVEKVKPYYQSLIDKYFPAKLRW, from the exons ATGACTATCATCCTTGATCAATCCCAACATG AAAATGGAAGCCATGAGCAGATCCCAAAAAACAGAGAAGAAACAGAGTTGGTGTTGGATGGTGGATTTTGTATTCCCCATGCCAATTCTTTTGGCCACAATTTTAG GGATTACGATGTTGAAAGTGAAAGACAAAAAGGTGTGGAAAACTTCTATCGAATCAATCATATCAATCAAACAGTTGATTTT GTGAAAAGGATGAGACAAGAATATGAAAAATTGAACAAGGTCCAAATGAGCATTTGGGAGTGTTGCGAACTCTTGAACCAAGTGGTCGACGAAAGTGACCCCGATTTAGATGAACCTCAAATCGAGCACTTGTTGCAAACCGCAGAGGCCATACGAAAAGACTACCCTGACCACGATTGGCTTCACTTGACCGCCTTGATTCATG ATCTTGGAAAGGTTTTGTTGCATCCTAGCTTTGGCGAACTTCCTCAATGGGCTGTTGTTGGTGACACATTTCCAGTCGGATGTGCTTTCGATAAATCAATCGTTCACAACAAG TATTTTGAAGAAAATCCTGACTACAATAATCCTATATATAATACGAAATATGGAATTTACTCTGAAGGATGTGGACTCGATAACGTTATGATGTCATGGGGACATGATGACTACATGTATTTG GTTGCAAAGGAGAATAGGACTACTCTTCCTTCGGCCGGGCTTTTCATCATAAGATATCATTCTTTCTATG CGTTGCATAGATCCGAAGCATATAAGCACTTGATGAATAAAGAAGACGCCGAGAATCTAAAATGGCTTCAAATATTCAA CAAGTATGACTTATACAGCAAGAGCAAGGTTCGAGTGGATGTCGAAAAAGTGAAGCCATACTATCAGTCTCTCATTGACAAG TATTTTCCGGCAAAACTAAGGTGGTGA